A region of the Bacillus sp. NP247 genome:
ATACAGTGGATACAGTATTGTCCGCAATGATTTTCCCTTCATGCAGAACTACCGCTCGATCTGCGTATTCTAAAGCAAGATTCATATCGTGTGTGATAAGAATAAAGGATATGCCTTTTTCAGCCAGTTTTCTAATAGAGGACATAAACTGTTTGTAATGGTAATAATCTTGTCCAGCTGTCGGCTCATCTAATATAATAAGTTTCGGGTTTGTTATAAGTACAGATGCAATAGTAAGCCTCTTTTTTTGTCCGTAGCTTAATGCCTGAATTGGCCAGTTACGAAATGGGTATAATCCACAAATTCTTAAAGCTTTTTTGACTCTACTCTCAATCTCATCTTTAGAAACTTTTTTTAATTTTAATGAAAATGAAACTTCTTCTAAAACAGTGGGCTGTGTAATCATTTGATTTGGGTTTTGCATAACGTAAGAAATAACTTCCCCGCGTTTACGAATAGACCAAGAATTTATATTTTCTCCATCGAATGTTATTCTCCCATTCTTTGTTTTATTTATTCCTATAAGGGTATGAGCTAATGTCGATTTCCCTGCTCCATTATGACCCAATAACGCTACTATCTCTCCCTCTCCTATTGAAAGGTTGATATCTTCTAAGGCTGTATGTTTGTTATTGTATGTAAATGATAAATTTTCTATCTTGCATAAGGCTTTTTTAATATACGTGTTTTTAGATGACACTTGCTTCCGCATCCAGTTCTTTAATAGGTTATGAACGCCTGCATTACGTAGATTTTCAATTGGAAATACCCCAACATTATTACTGTCAAAATTTAATTTCTTTAGAGCTTCTATATAAATAGGTTCTCTTAGTCCGATATTTGGTAATATATTAGATGCTAATATTTTATTCGGTGAACCCATCGCAACAATTTCTCCTTCATCGATTAAAATAATTTTGTCTAAATCAAGGTTTAAAATTTCTTCTATTCGATGTTCAATAATTACAATTGTTTTATTATATTTCTCATGAATATCTTTAATGAGTTCTATAGTATTCAAACTACTTGCTGGATCTAAGTTAGCTAACGGTTCATCAAACAATAATATATCTGCATTTGTCGTTAGCAGACCTGCAAGAGAGACTGTCTGTTTTTGACCTCCTGATAATTCATGAGGACTTTGTGTATGAAAGTCCTGCATATTTACTTTTTTTAAAGAATCATTAACAATTTTTTTCATTTCATTTTGATTTACACATTCGTTTTCTAATGAAAATGCTACATCTTCTTCGACTGTAAGACCAATAAATTGTGAATCTTGATCTTGTAATATTGTTCCTACATGTTTACTCTGTTCAAAAATACTTCCCTCTCTCGGATCCTTTCCAGCTATTAAAATATTACCAGTACTAATCCCTTCGTAAGAAAATGGGATTAGCCCATTAATACAATGAGCTAATGTTGACTTACCTGAACCACTTCTTCCAGCTATTAGTACCTTTTCCCCAGGATATATTTGAAATGTAATATCTTTTAAAGTAGGCTGCGTGGCATGCCTATATTGAAAGGTAAATTGTTCAAAAGAAATAATTGGTTGCATGTATTCATCCCTACTTTTCAATTTTTAAATGTGTATGTTTCTTATTTGATTTCGCTAGACCGATCGTGATTGGTAAGCCAAGAACTAAAAATACGATAACGTCTGCAATTGTTGCGCCTAGTACTTGTATAACGATTTTGTCAAACGGTTCTCCCATCACAATAACATCGAATGCCCCTGCAAATATAATAGCAATTACAATACCTAATAACCCCGCAATTGCAAAATAAGAAATATCACGGTTATTAAACGTTCCATTTTTCACACTAAAACCAGTTCTTTTTTGTATGAGACCCATTGAAAATCCGATAATCCCCGAACTAATAACCCATCCCCACCAAATACCCCAACCAGCAATCGTATCTGTAACTGTATGACCGATTAGTCCTATTAAAAGTCCTGCTACTGGCCCGAATAACGCACCAAAAACTGTTAAAATAGCCAATGCTGGTTTAATAAAGGTATTCGGTGCGATAGAAAATCCCCAAAGCCCTAATACCCCGTATAAAGCTGCTCCAATTCCGATTGCTACTACTAGTTTTGTCGTTAATTTGTTCATTACAATTCTCCTCTCCTATTATCCCGCTTTTAATACTCTATATTTATTTTGAAAATGAATTATGCATCGACACTTCCTTTCTATACAACAAAAAATGACCCCTTAAATTAAGAGGTCATTTTCTTTCACGTACAAGAATCCTCTTATCTTTCAAAAGACATATAAATGTCCTCTGCGGAATTAGCACCTTCCTATGCATTTACATAGGGGTTGCTGAGGCTTCATAGGGCCGTTCCCTCTACCTCTCTGGATAAGTATGTATTTGTAATTTGTATTATGGCACTAACAATAAATAATTTCAATACTTTTCTTACTATTTTTATTTTTCAATAAATAGTTCATTTAAATCATTGTATTCTTATCGGAATTGTGAAATAATAAATTCAAAATTGTTATGGGAGGAATGCATGATGAAAGTAATTGGCTTAATTGGCGGACTAAGTTGGGAATCAACATCGTTGTACTATAAACACATTAATACACTTACTCTCTCTAAATATGATCAAAATGCGAAGCTTGTTTTATATAGTATGGACTTTGGGGAGGTAACTACATTATTGCAAAACCATCAATATGAAGAAGTGAAAAATGAATTAGTCACGGTAGCAAAAAAGGTAGAAAACTCAGGAGCTGAATGTTTACTAATGTGTTCTAATACGGTACATCTATTTGCTGAGGAAGTAGAACAAGCAATATCAATCCCACTTCTTCATATCGGTGATGTAAGTGCTAAAGAAATGGTAGAACAGAATATAAAACGTATCGGACTATTAGGAACAAAACAAACGATGGAACAAGATTTCTATACATCACGACTAGCAAAATATAACATTGAGACAATTATCCCAAATGACGAAGAAAGAACTTTTATCCATCACGTCATATTAAACGAATTAAGTAGAGGCATTATTTCAGAAACTTCAAGAGAGAAACTAATACAAATTACCAATTCATTAATTCAAAACGGTGCGGAAGGTATATTACTAGGCTGTACTGAAATACCATTGCTTATTTCCCAAAATGACCTTACTGTTCCTGTTTTTGATACTGCTTATTTACATGCGAATACTGCTGTACAATTTGCTGGATAATAATATAAAAGCATACAGGTAGAGCCTCTATGCTTTTATATTGTCCGAACTATTTATTTAAAAGAGCATCAATAACTGCAATGGCTCTTTTGGAACCACCACACTCTAAAAAACTTTCATTCAGTTTTTGAATGCCATGTTTATACTTTTTATTTGAAAGAACGTCTGTTACCGCCTTTTTTAAAGTTTGCACATTAACATGCTCTTTCAATAATCTATGTGCTGCCTCAAGCTCAGTTAATCTTTGCGCTATCATAGGTTGATCTTTATCATGCGGTATTATCACAAATGGGACATTATAATGGATTGCATCGTGCACACTATTCATTCCACCATGTGTAATAAAAACATCTGCTTCACTTAATATTTCTGATTGAGGTACGTAAGGGGCTATAATAAAGTTGTCTGGCGCTTGCTTAATTTTTGAAATATCATTTCTATCACCGATCGCCATTACTACAATCCCTTCGAAATTTGAAAAAGCATCAATACAAGTATTAAAAAATGGTTCGAGCCCTTCAAGAAGTGTTCCCATTGAAATATAAATAACTTTCTTTTTTGAAAGCAATTCAAGTGGAAACTTTGCATTTGTTTTGCGCTTTATAATACTCGGTCCAATAAAAACATTGTTTTCTCCGAACGAATCGCTATTAGGTTGAAAATAACGACTTGTATACACGAGACTAATATCTCCCTTATTATGCATAAATTGAAGATTATTTTTGGGCTTTACTCCAAATTCATGTTCCATTTGATACAGTAACTTTTCAGAGAGTTCATCGGGTTGGAATTGTATTTCTGCATTTGGATGAAAAGGCAAGGTTTCCAATAATACTGGTGGAATTAAAAATATAGGAGAGGAAACTATGCCTGGAACCTGCAAGTATTCCTTTACTAACTCTCCAGCACCAAATATATCATAAACTACGAAATCAAAATTAATGCTTTTACATAATTGTTTCGTAATTTCTAATATGTATAAAGAAGTTTGAACATGTACATGAAAGAAAGATTTTAATCCATATGAAGTTTCATTATCAATAGAAATCTCCTTTAATAAATCCGGATGAGTATGTACAATAGCTCCCAAAACTTCAAGCCTTTCCTTAAAGTTTTCCGTTGTAATATAGTGTACGTTATCACCTCTTTCAGTAAAGGCCTTTACTAAACTTAATGTAGGATTTACATGTCCCTCTGCAGGAAAATTAACTATTAAAATATTCAACACGTATTTCTCACTCCTTACAATTCAATGTTCTTATTAATCGTACTGTTATTATTACAAGCAATCTTCCTCTAATAGTCCCAATATGCTTACTACTTTAGGTTGATAAATAATTATCAGTCATCGGAAAAGGCATCTACATAAGTAGATGCCTAACTGTGATAAGGAGTGTTCTGTGAGGTTAGGATAAGCTTTTCTGCTTGTCCTATGCTATCAATATATGAATTATTTTATAAAACGTGCATATCTAATAGAATTATTTTAACCATTTTATTTGATCAAATGGATAATATACCATTTTCACTTTACCTATTACATGTGACTCATTGATAAGTCCAAGTGTATTCCTACTATCTTTACTATGATTTCGATTATCACCTAATACAAATAATTTATGCGAGGGAACTTTCATTTCTCTAAAGTTTGAAAAACGATTTGATACTTGTGACATATCTAACTGTATAT
Encoded here:
- a CDS encoding ABC transporter ATP-binding protein, which codes for MQPIISFEQFTFQYRHATQPTLKDITFQIYPGEKVLIAGRSGSGKSTLAHCINGLIPFSYEGISTGNILIAGKDPREGSIFEQSKHVGTILQDQDSQFIGLTVEEDVAFSLENECVNQNEMKKIVNDSLKKVNMQDFHTQSPHELSGGQKQTVSLAGLLTTNADILLFDEPLANLDPASSLNTIELIKDIHEKYNKTIVIIEHRIEEILNLDLDKIILIDEGEIVAMGSPNKILASNILPNIGLREPIYIEALKKLNFDSNNVGVFPIENLRNAGVHNLLKNWMRKQVSSKNTYIKKALCKIENLSFTYNNKHTALEDINLSIGEGEIVALLGHNGAGKSTLAHTLIGINKTKNGRITFDGENINSWSIRKRGEVISYVMQNPNQMITQPTVLEEVSFSLKLKKVSKDEIESRVKKALRICGLYPFRNWPIQALSYGQKKRLTIASVLITNPKLIILDEPTAGQDYYHYKQFMSSIRKLAEKGISFILITHDMNLALEYADRAVVLHEGKIIADNTVSTVLGDQGTLQRANLREISLIKLAKLSGIPTPEKFVKLYIEANRREEYA
- a CDS encoding ECF-type riboflavin transporter substrate-binding protein, with the protein product MNKLTTKLVVAIGIGAALYGVLGLWGFSIAPNTFIKPALAILTVFGALFGPVAGLLIGLIGHTVTDTIAGWGIWWGWVISSGIIGFSMGLIQKRTGFSVKNGTFNNRDISYFAIAGLLGIVIAIIFAGAFDVIVMGEPFDKIVIQVLGATIADVIVFLVLGLPITIGLAKSNKKHTHLKIEK
- a CDS encoding aspartate/glutamate racemase family protein, giving the protein MMKVIGLIGGLSWESTSLYYKHINTLTLSKYDQNAKLVLYSMDFGEVTTLLQNHQYEEVKNELVTVAKKVENSGAECLLMCSNTVHLFAEEVEQAISIPLLHIGDVSAKEMVEQNIKRIGLLGTKQTMEQDFYTSRLAKYNIETIIPNDEERTFIHHVILNELSRGIISETSREKLIQITNSLIQNGAEGILLGCTEIPLLISQNDLTVPVFDTAYLHANTAVQFAG
- a CDS encoding macrolide family glycosyltransferase — translated: MLNILIVNFPAEGHVNPTLSLVKAFTERGDNVHYITTENFKERLEVLGAIVHTHPDLLKEISIDNETSYGLKSFFHVHVQTSLYILEITKQLCKSINFDFVVYDIFGAGELVKEYLQVPGIVSSPIFLIPPVLLETLPFHPNAEIQFQPDELSEKLLYQMEHEFGVKPKNNLQFMHNKGDISLVYTSRYFQPNSDSFGENNVFIGPSIIKRKTNAKFPLELLSKKKVIYISMGTLLEGLEPFFNTCIDAFSNFEGIVVMAIGDRNDISKIKQAPDNFIIAPYVPQSEILSEADVFITHGGMNSVHDAIHYNVPFVIIPHDKDQPMIAQRLTELEAAHRLLKEHVNVQTLKKAVTDVLSNKKYKHGIQKLNESFLECGGSKRAIAVIDALLNK